The following proteins are co-located in the Pseudarthrobacter siccitolerans genome:
- a CDS encoding ABC transporter substrate-binding protein: MKESQLRGLGRRTFGGLAAGLGLAVVLSACGGSSNPLSNAPASSGTASGGTTSLVIGSADFPESQIIAELYAGALSSAGVTATTKPNIGSREVYFKAVQDGSVDVVPDYTGNLLLHVDKGATEIAADEIAKALPDKLPDGLAVLDAAKAEDKDAMVVTKATAEKYQLKSIEDLAKVCSQIVVGAPATFGERAYGLPGLKKNYNCEPKKLEPFSDGGGPVTLKALLEDQVQVADIYTTTPSIADNDLVVLEDPKNNFIAQQVVPLYNKAKMTDKAKEALNSVSRILTTEDLINLNRAVSGSQKQGAKEAAAAWLKDKGIVK, encoded by the coding sequence ATGAAAGAAAGCCAACTGAGAGGCCTTGGCCGGCGGACGTTCGGCGGCCTGGCCGCCGGGCTTGGCCTGGCGGTGGTGCTCTCCGCCTGCGGCGGATCGTCCAATCCGCTGAGCAATGCCCCCGCCAGCAGCGGCACCGCGTCCGGAGGAACCACTTCGCTGGTGATTGGTTCAGCCGATTTCCCGGAAAGCCAGATCATCGCCGAACTGTACGCCGGAGCCCTCAGTTCCGCCGGCGTCACCGCAACCACCAAGCCGAACATCGGTTCCCGCGAGGTGTACTTCAAGGCGGTCCAGGACGGTTCGGTGGACGTGGTACCGGACTACACCGGCAACCTGCTGCTGCACGTGGACAAGGGAGCTACCGAGATCGCGGCGGACGAGATCGCCAAGGCCCTCCCGGACAAGCTGCCTGACGGGCTCGCCGTGCTCGACGCCGCCAAGGCCGAAGACAAGGACGCCATGGTGGTCACCAAGGCGACCGCGGAGAAGTACCAGCTGAAGTCCATCGAGGACCTGGCGAAGGTCTGCAGCCAGATCGTGGTGGGCGCACCGGCCACCTTCGGTGAGCGCGCCTACGGCCTGCCGGGGCTGAAAAAGAACTACAACTGCGAGCCGAAGAAGCTGGAGCCCTTCAGCGACGGCGGCGGACCGGTGACCCTCAAGGCGCTGCTCGAGGACCAGGTGCAGGTGGCGGACATCTATACCACCACGCCGTCCATCGCCGACAACGACCTCGTGGTCCTGGAAGACCCGAAGAACAACTTCATCGCCCAGCAGGTCGTCCCGCTGTACAACAAGGCCAAGATGACGGACAAGGCAAAGGAAGCCCTCAACTCCGTGTCCCGGATCCTCACCACAGAGGACCTGATCAACCTCAACCGGGCCGTCAGCGGCAGCCAAAAACAGGGCGCCAAGGAAGCGGCTGCGGCCTGGCTCAAGGACAAGGGCATCGTTAAGTAG
- a CDS encoding exodeoxyribonuclease VII small subunit, giving the protein MTEQKPANGVAGLSYEEAREQLIAVVGRLEAGGASLEESLALWERGEALAARCEEWLEGARKRLAAARDQPL; this is encoded by the coding sequence ATGACTGAGCAAAAGCCAGCGAACGGCGTAGCAGGACTCAGCTACGAGGAAGCCCGCGAACAGCTCATTGCGGTGGTGGGCAGGCTGGAAGCAGGAGGCGCCAGCCTCGAGGAATCCCTGGCTCTCTGGGAACGGGGCGAGGCGCTGGCCGCCAGGTGCGAGGAATGGCTTGAAGGTGCCCGAAAGCGGCTGGCCGCCGCCCGCGACCAGCCGTTGTAA
- a CDS encoding CBM96 family carbohydrate-binding protein produces the protein MSWRKCIAVASSILVGFVTITPATATAAPTVSLSMDTYVQADKATSNFGTSVRLSTEGRRNIWRNTLVRFNVQVPAGEHVVSAKLRAYSETSTTSTEFVDVFTTSGGWTERGVTWNTAPPRGTWLGKAGGFGTGSWVEWDVTKGVSAKGGDQNFKLESNAQKWIGFKSKESADSALRPRLVVTTAPDTVTPTEAATANGWGAPVAGDEFNYTGAPDGTKWTVYNSPGHAGQGIRSPQQVSVDGSKVVMTGTPDGTTAGMGAKFANQKYGRWEVRAAGSGDNEYHMVSILWPDSGNWPCDGEVDYAETTGDWNVIKFFHHYGCSNLQTSQSKPLDVTQFHNYAVDWSPNGIVGYVDGAKWFEDNNPAHQPPGPMHQTLQLDWFPDSTANGAGEMRVDWVRVYAVAGTP, from the coding sequence ATGTCCTGGCGTAAATGCATAGCGGTTGCATCATCCATTCTGGTTGGATTCGTAACCATTACTCCCGCAACCGCAACCGCGGCGCCCACGGTCTCGCTGAGCATGGACACCTACGTACAAGCGGATAAGGCGACTTCAAACTTTGGGACCAGTGTCCGTTTGTCCACGGAAGGCCGTAGGAACATCTGGCGAAACACTCTTGTGCGCTTTAATGTGCAAGTTCCCGCTGGCGAACATGTTGTTTCAGCCAAATTACGGGCCTATTCGGAGACATCCACAACGTCCACGGAGTTCGTGGATGTATTTACGACGTCCGGCGGCTGGACCGAGAGGGGGGTTACGTGGAATACCGCGCCGCCGCGCGGGACGTGGCTGGGGAAGGCCGGCGGCTTCGGTACCGGTTCCTGGGTCGAATGGGATGTTACCAAGGGCGTCAGCGCAAAGGGCGGCGATCAGAACTTCAAGCTGGAAAGCAACGCGCAGAAGTGGATCGGGTTCAAGTCGAAGGAATCTGCCGATTCCGCCCTGCGTCCCCGGCTGGTGGTGACCACCGCGCCTGACACGGTGACACCTACGGAGGCGGCGACAGCCAATGGTTGGGGCGCACCTGTAGCCGGCGACGAGTTCAACTACACAGGTGCGCCGGATGGCACCAAGTGGACTGTATACAACAGTCCCGGGCACGCGGGCCAAGGTATCCGGAGTCCACAGCAGGTGAGCGTGGATGGTTCCAAGGTGGTCATGACTGGAACTCCGGACGGCACCACCGCTGGCATGGGCGCGAAGTTTGCAAACCAGAAGTACGGGCGGTGGGAAGTCCGTGCGGCCGGGTCCGGTGATAATGAGTACCACATGGTATCCATCCTGTGGCCGGATAGCGGGAATTGGCCGTGTGACGGCGAAGTTGACTACGCGGAGACGACTGGCGACTGGAACGTCATCAAGTTCTTCCACCACTATGGATGTTCGAACTTGCAGACCTCGCAGTCCAAACCCCTCGACGTTACCCAGTTCCACAACTACGCCGTCGACTGGTCTCCGAACGGGATCGTGGGCTACGTCGACGGGGCGAAGTGGTTTGAGGACAACAACCCTGCACACCAGCCACCGGGTCCGATGCACCAGACGCTGCAACTGGACTGGTTCCCGGACAGCACTGCAAACGGCGCTGGCGAGATGCGAGTGGATTGGGTCCGTGTGTACGCGGTGGCTGGAACCCCCTAG
- a CDS encoding pyridoxal phosphate-dependent aminotransferase, whose product MAEFKQSTKLHNVLYDIRGPILQAAQQMEAEGHRILKLNIGNPAPFGFEAPDAILVDMIRHLPHAQGYSDSRGIFSARTAVSQYYQTRGIQNIHVDDIYLGNGVSELITMSLMALLDDGDEVLIPTPDYPLWTASVALASGKPVHYLCDEESGWQPDLEDMEAKITPRTKGIVVINPNNPTGAVYPEDTLRKIVALAEKHGLVIFADEIYEKILYEDAVHVNLARLTGDHVLCLTFSGLSKAYRVCGYRAGWMAISGPKKDAADYLEGISLLANMRLCANVPAQHAIQTALGGYQSINDLILPGGRLLEQRNKAYDMLNAIPGVSTQQARGALYLFPRLDPEVYHIRDDEKFVLDLLREQKILVSHGRAFNWVRPDHFRMVTLPNVKDIEEAVGRMGDFLSRYPGN is encoded by the coding sequence ATGGCAGAATTCAAGCAGTCCACGAAGCTTCATAACGTCCTTTACGACATCCGTGGACCGATTCTCCAGGCCGCCCAGCAGATGGAGGCGGAAGGCCATAGAATCCTCAAGCTGAACATCGGCAACCCCGCACCCTTCGGCTTCGAGGCGCCGGACGCCATCCTCGTGGACATGATCCGCCACCTTCCGCACGCCCAGGGCTACAGCGACTCCCGGGGCATCTTCTCCGCACGCACCGCCGTCTCGCAGTACTACCAGACCCGCGGGATCCAGAACATCCACGTGGACGACATCTACCTGGGCAACGGCGTCAGTGAACTCATCACCATGTCCCTGATGGCCCTGCTCGACGATGGCGACGAAGTCCTGATCCCCACGCCGGACTACCCGCTGTGGACGGCTTCCGTGGCACTCGCCAGCGGCAAGCCGGTGCACTACCTCTGCGACGAGGAATCCGGCTGGCAGCCGGACCTCGAGGACATGGAAGCCAAAATCACGCCGCGGACCAAGGGGATCGTGGTGATCAACCCCAACAACCCCACCGGCGCCGTCTATCCCGAAGACACGCTCCGGAAGATCGTGGCGCTCGCCGAGAAGCACGGCCTGGTGATCTTCGCCGACGAGATCTACGAGAAGATCCTTTACGAGGACGCTGTCCACGTGAACCTTGCCAGGCTCACCGGCGACCACGTCCTCTGCCTGACTTTCAGCGGCCTGTCCAAGGCGTACCGGGTATGTGGTTACCGCGCTGGCTGGATGGCCATTTCCGGCCCCAAAAAGGATGCGGCGGACTACCTTGAGGGCATCAGCCTGCTGGCAAACATGCGCCTCTGCGCGAACGTTCCCGCCCAGCACGCCATCCAGACGGCGCTCGGCGGCTACCAGAGCATCAACGACCTGATCCTGCCGGGCGGCCGCCTGCTGGAGCAGCGCAACAAGGCCTACGACATGCTGAATGCGATCCCGGGCGTCAGCACGCAGCAGGCCAGGGGCGCCCTCTATCTCTTCCCCCGGCTGGATCCGGAGGTGTACCACATCAGGGATGACGAGAAGTTTGTCCTTGACCTCCTCAGGGAGCAGAAGATCCTGGTCTCGCACGGCCGCGCGTTCAACTGGGTGCGCCCGGACCACTTCCGCATGGTCACGCTGCCCAACGTCAAGGACATTGAAGAGGCAGTGGGGCGGATGGGGGACTTCCTAAGCAGGTATCCGGGGAACTAG
- a CDS encoding 4-hydroxy-3-methylbut-2-enyl diphosphate reductase, producing the protein MTPSAVSLSMPTIPRRRRSPEEVAAAAPVSGTKKVLLAAPRGYCAGVDRAVIAVEKALEHYGPPVYVRKQIVHNVHVVSSLEEKGAIFVDETDEVPEGALVIFSAHGVSPAVVQSAEDRGLRTIDATCPLVTKVHKEAVRFAKDDFDILLIGHDGHEEVEGTAGEAPDHIQIINGPHEVDKVEVRDPEKVIWLSQTTLSVDETMETVRLLKDRFPTLQDPPSDDICYATTNRQVAIKKISPQAELVIVVGSANSSNSVRLVEVALEYGAKASYRVDFANEVDEAWFEGVATVGVTSGASVPEVLVQDVLRLLADYGYGTVEEVVTAEEDLLFSLPKELRATLKQAGDVSRALGGRKPRS; encoded by the coding sequence ATGACCCCCTCAGCTGTTTCCCTTTCGATGCCCACCATTCCGCGTAGGCGCCGCTCTCCCGAGGAAGTAGCTGCTGCAGCCCCTGTATCCGGAACCAAGAAGGTGCTGCTCGCTGCTCCTCGTGGGTACTGCGCCGGTGTGGACCGGGCCGTCATCGCGGTCGAGAAAGCCCTGGAGCACTACGGCCCTCCGGTGTACGTGCGCAAGCAGATCGTGCACAACGTCCATGTGGTCAGCTCCCTGGAGGAAAAGGGCGCCATCTTCGTCGATGAAACGGACGAGGTGCCCGAAGGTGCCTTGGTGATTTTTTCAGCCCACGGCGTATCGCCCGCAGTGGTCCAATCCGCCGAAGACCGTGGCCTGCGCACCATCGATGCCACCTGCCCCCTGGTTACCAAGGTCCACAAGGAAGCCGTGCGGTTCGCCAAGGACGACTTCGACATCCTGCTGATCGGCCACGACGGCCACGAGGAAGTCGAAGGCACCGCAGGCGAGGCTCCGGACCACATCCAGATCATCAACGGCCCGCACGAAGTGGACAAGGTGGAGGTTCGGGACCCGGAGAAGGTCATCTGGCTTTCGCAGACAACGCTCAGTGTTGACGAGACCATGGAGACCGTCCGCCTGCTGAAGGACCGGTTCCCTACGCTGCAGGATCCCCCCAGCGACGACATCTGCTATGCCACCACCAACCGCCAGGTGGCCATCAAGAAAATCTCGCCGCAGGCGGAGCTGGTGATCGTGGTGGGCTCGGCCAACTCGTCCAACTCCGTGCGGCTGGTGGAGGTGGCCCTCGAATACGGGGCCAAGGCCTCCTACCGTGTCGACTTCGCCAACGAAGTTGATGAGGCCTGGTTTGAAGGCGTGGCAACGGTGGGCGTGACCTCCGGGGCGTCCGTTCCCGAAGTACTGGTGCAGGACGTGCTGCGGCTGCTGGCCGATTACGGCTACGGCACCGTGGAGGAAGTGGTCACGGCCGAAGAGGACCTCCTCTTCTCGTTGCCCAAGGAGCTCCGGGCAACGCTCAAGCAGGCCGGCGACGTCAGCCGCGCCCTGGGCGGACGCAAGCCGCGCAGCTAA
- the xseA gene encoding exodeoxyribonuclease VII large subunit, with the protein MSEQASLPVPDEQLAAPTTLPATAAETTPDNPWPLQLLSQKLKAHIDRTPSAWVEGQVIELNRRGSNAYLTLRDVDAEVSLPASVWTKVLERQNLPLERGSRVVALLKPEFWIKTGRLNMLVRDIRPVGLGDLLARIERLRQALSAEGLFADSRKKPLPLLPHRIGLITGRDSDAKKDILRNAALRWPAVDFEIREVAVQGNTAVSQVVRALRELDARPEVDVIVIARGGGALEDLLPFNSEELIRAVAAAATPVVSAIGHEADRPLLDDVADLRASTPTDAAKRIVPEVSEELAGVRQAREQLRRCMERLVDRESDRLASLHSRPVLAAPEGMVTIRSEEIERLLRRSSAAVSSTVVRAADQLEHLKAQVRALSPQKTLDRGYAVVELADPQAAGRSSTGHAVVRRPAEAPPGTPLSVRVAEGRFGATSTGTHEPTGTLEQPAAEPAPLHQGERND; encoded by the coding sequence ATGTCTGAACAGGCGTCGCTTCCGGTCCCCGATGAGCAACTGGCAGCGCCCACCACGCTTCCTGCGACGGCGGCGGAGACCACGCCGGACAACCCCTGGCCACTCCAGTTGCTGTCGCAGAAACTGAAGGCCCACATCGACCGGACACCGTCGGCCTGGGTCGAGGGGCAGGTAATTGAACTGAACCGGCGCGGCAGCAATGCGTACCTCACCTTGCGGGATGTTGACGCCGAGGTTTCCCTGCCTGCCTCAGTGTGGACCAAGGTGCTGGAGCGCCAGAACCTCCCGCTGGAACGCGGGTCCCGGGTGGTCGCCCTGCTGAAACCGGAATTCTGGATCAAGACCGGCCGCCTGAACATGCTGGTCAGGGACATCAGGCCCGTGGGCCTCGGTGACCTCCTGGCTCGGATCGAGCGGCTGCGCCAGGCCCTCTCCGCCGAGGGGCTCTTCGCGGATTCCCGGAAGAAGCCGCTGCCCCTGCTGCCGCACCGGATTGGCCTGATTACCGGCCGCGACTCCGATGCAAAAAAGGACATCCTGCGCAACGCCGCCCTTCGGTGGCCCGCGGTTGATTTCGAAATCCGCGAAGTGGCGGTCCAGGGCAACACCGCGGTGTCCCAAGTGGTCCGCGCGCTGCGGGAGCTGGATGCCCGTCCTGAGGTCGATGTCATTGTTATCGCCCGCGGCGGCGGTGCCCTCGAAGACCTCCTGCCCTTCAACAGCGAGGAACTGATCCGCGCTGTCGCCGCTGCCGCCACCCCCGTTGTCAGTGCCATTGGCCACGAGGCGGACCGCCCTCTGCTCGATGACGTCGCCGATCTTCGCGCCTCCACTCCCACGGACGCAGCGAAACGGATCGTGCCGGAAGTCTCCGAAGAGCTTGCAGGGGTGCGCCAGGCCAGGGAACAGCTCCGCCGGTGCATGGAACGCCTGGTGGACAGGGAATCGGACCGGCTGGCGTCACTCCACTCACGGCCGGTCCTTGCGGCCCCAGAGGGAATGGTGACCATCCGCTCCGAGGAAATTGAACGTCTCCTCCGGAGGTCTTCGGCGGCGGTGAGCTCCACGGTGGTGCGTGCGGCGGACCAGCTGGAGCACCTCAAAGCCCAGGTCCGCGCGCTGTCCCCGCAGAAAACGCTCGACCGGGGGTACGCCGTCGTCGAACTCGCGGACCCGCAAGCAGCAGGGCGCAGCAGCACAGGACACGCCGTGGTGCGCCGCCCGGCGGAGGCACCCCCGGGCACACCCTTGTCCGTCCGCGTGGCGGAAGGCCGCTTCGGCGCAACCTCCACCGGGACACATGAGCCCACCGGAACACTGGAACAGCCCGCAGCGGAACCCGCCCCGCTTCACCAAGGAGAACGCAATGACTGA
- a CDS encoding polyphosphate kinase 2 family protein — protein sequence MAGVVKFNQHPSETLRAGEGFSLDSVDPDSTPGYSGTKRDGKALLADLDDELTELQEKLFAESRFGGRKRILLILQAMDTAGKGGIVNHVMAAMDTQGVQFKAFKAPTEEEKSYDFLWRIEKEVPAAGMVGVFDRSHYEDVLIHRVHGWASPDEIKRRYVAINEFEARLTDSGTKVVKVMLHISGEEQKARLLARLDNPAKHWKYNHGDLDERALWQDYLDAYQAAIDETNTPDAPWHVVPANKKWYARIAVQQLLLGAMSGLNLAWPKAEFDVAAERELVARS from the coding sequence ATGGCCGGCGTGGTCAAGTTCAACCAGCACCCCTCCGAAACGCTGCGGGCGGGGGAAGGGTTCTCGCTGGACAGCGTTGATCCCGATTCCACTCCCGGCTACAGCGGCACCAAGCGGGACGGCAAGGCGCTCCTGGCGGACCTGGACGACGAACTGACCGAGCTGCAGGAGAAGCTGTTTGCAGAGTCCCGTTTCGGCGGCCGCAAGCGGATCCTGCTGATTCTGCAGGCCATGGACACCGCGGGCAAGGGCGGCATCGTCAACCATGTGATGGCTGCGATGGACACCCAGGGCGTGCAGTTCAAGGCGTTCAAAGCCCCCACGGAGGAGGAGAAGTCCTACGACTTCCTGTGGCGCATCGAGAAGGAAGTGCCGGCAGCCGGGATGGTGGGCGTTTTTGACCGTTCCCACTACGAGGACGTCCTGATCCACCGCGTTCACGGCTGGGCCAGCCCGGACGAGATCAAGCGCCGGTACGTGGCCATCAACGAGTTCGAGGCACGGCTGACGGACTCGGGCACCAAGGTGGTCAAGGTGATGCTGCACATCAGCGGGGAGGAACAGAAGGCCAGGCTGCTGGCCCGGCTGGACAACCCGGCCAAGCACTGGAAGTACAACCACGGCGACCTGGACGAGCGGGCGTTATGGCAGGACTACCTGGATGCCTACCAGGCTGCCATCGACGAAACGAACACCCCGGACGCACCGTGGCACGTGGTTCCTGCCAACAAGAAGTGGTACGCCAGGATCGCGGTGCAGCAACTGCTGCTGGGAGCGATGTCCGGCCTGAACCTTGCCTGGCCCAAGGCCGAATTTGACGTTGCCGCCGAGCGCGAGCTGGTGGCCCGGTCCTGA
- the ychF gene encoding redox-regulated ATPase YchF, which produces MALTIGIVGLPNVGKSTLFNALTRNQVLAANYPFATIEPNVGVVSLPDPRLQQLAELFGSQRLLPAAVSFVDIAGIVKGASEGEGLGNQFLANIREAEAIAQVVRVFDDPDVIHVDGKVDPRSDMETINTELILADLQTIEKAIPRIEKEVKIKKREAAELNAILAAQKVLERGDTIFSSIKGDKLEMEHLKELSLLTAKPFIYVFNADEGILGSPEKQEELRALVAPADCIFLDAKLEADLVELDEEEAREMLEMNGQEESGLDQLARVGFHTLGLQTYLTAGPKEARAWTIHRGDTAPQAAGVIHSDFQRGFIKAEVVSFHDLIEAGSMAEAKSRGKVRIEGKEYVMADGDVVEFRFNV; this is translated from the coding sequence GTGGCTCTTACTATTGGCATCGTCGGACTGCCCAACGTCGGCAAATCAACCCTCTTCAACGCACTGACCCGCAACCAGGTGCTGGCAGCGAACTACCCGTTCGCCACCATCGAGCCCAACGTGGGCGTTGTCAGCCTGCCGGATCCGCGGCTCCAGCAGCTCGCCGAACTCTTCGGCTCCCAGCGCCTCCTGCCGGCAGCTGTGTCCTTTGTGGACATCGCCGGCATCGTCAAGGGCGCCAGCGAGGGTGAAGGCCTCGGAAACCAGTTCCTGGCCAACATCCGGGAAGCGGAAGCCATCGCCCAGGTGGTGCGCGTCTTCGATGACCCGGACGTAATCCACGTTGACGGCAAAGTGGATCCGCGCTCGGATATGGAGACCATCAACACCGAGCTGATCCTCGCAGACCTGCAGACCATCGAAAAAGCCATCCCGCGCATCGAAAAAGAAGTCAAGATCAAGAAGCGCGAGGCCGCCGAGCTGAACGCCATCCTGGCTGCGCAGAAAGTGCTCGAGCGCGGCGACACCATCTTCTCCTCCATCAAGGGCGACAAGCTCGAAATGGAGCACCTCAAAGAGCTCAGCCTGCTGACGGCCAAACCCTTCATTTACGTCTTCAACGCCGACGAAGGAATCCTCGGCAGCCCGGAGAAGCAGGAAGAACTGCGTGCCCTCGTGGCCCCGGCGGACTGCATCTTCCTCGATGCCAAGCTCGAAGCCGACCTCGTGGAACTTGACGAGGAAGAAGCCCGCGAAATGCTGGAAATGAACGGTCAGGAAGAATCCGGGCTTGACCAGCTGGCGAGGGTCGGCTTCCATACCCTGGGCCTGCAGACCTACCTCACCGCCGGTCCCAAGGAGGCCCGCGCCTGGACCATCCACCGCGGCGACACCGCTCCCCAGGCAGCCGGCGTCATCCACAGCGACTTCCAGCGCGGGTTCATCAAGGCCGAAGTGGTGTCTTTCCACGACCTCATCGAAGCCGGTTCCATGGCCGAGGCCAAGTCGCGGGGCAAGGTCCGGATCGAAGGCAAAGAATACGTTATGGCCGACGGCGACGTAGTGGAATTCCGCTTCAACGTCTGA
- a CDS encoding DNA recombination protein RmuC, producing the protein MDAFALILALFMLLLGALAGAAATYFALRKNSRAVEEDFDAVSSRLSEVSAQFAAADAERRLLAAQNRELGESRSQDGSVLRALAPVAEKLTAVQKQVALLERDRLEQYGQLAQQLQEARLSDEQLIRSTHALESALRSNSARGQWGEVQLRRVVEAAGMLRHVDFIEQVHSTGSESSVRPDLVVQLPGEKQLVVDAKVPLSSYLEAQELGTHDARGLHGSVSGTGHRSQQSLLAAHAKALRAHVDALGNKKYWDIPGNSPELVICFIPAESILAAALTADAELLDHALSRNVVLASPSTLLAVLKSVAFTWRQDVLTDSARELFDLARQLYDRMGTLGENVSKLGSSLKTSVDRYNSMVGTLEARILPTARKLNSLEESGLVTPPVVEVTPRAVAAPELQSEDEAA; encoded by the coding sequence ATGGATGCTTTCGCGTTGATTCTGGCTTTGTTCATGCTGTTACTGGGCGCCCTGGCGGGCGCTGCGGCCACTTACTTTGCGCTGCGGAAAAACAGCCGGGCGGTGGAGGAGGACTTCGACGCCGTTTCGTCGCGGCTTTCAGAGGTCAGCGCGCAGTTCGCAGCGGCCGACGCCGAGCGGCGGCTTTTGGCGGCACAGAACCGGGAGCTGGGCGAATCGCGGTCCCAGGACGGCAGCGTGCTGCGTGCCCTTGCGCCCGTGGCGGAGAAGCTGACGGCAGTGCAGAAACAGGTGGCCCTGCTGGAACGGGACCGGCTGGAACAGTACGGCCAGCTCGCCCAGCAACTGCAGGAAGCCCGCCTCTCGGACGAACAGCTGATCCGGTCCACACACGCCCTGGAGTCGGCGCTGCGCTCCAACAGTGCCCGCGGCCAGTGGGGCGAGGTCCAGTTGCGGCGGGTGGTGGAGGCGGCCGGAATGCTGCGCCACGTGGACTTTATTGAGCAGGTCCACAGCACCGGCAGCGAGTCGTCCGTGCGCCCCGACCTGGTGGTCCAGCTCCCCGGCGAGAAACAGCTGGTGGTTGACGCCAAGGTCCCGCTGTCCTCCTACCTGGAGGCCCAGGAGCTGGGCACACATGATGCGCGGGGCTTGCACGGTTCCGTTTCCGGCACGGGCCACCGCTCGCAGCAATCGCTTCTCGCCGCGCATGCCAAGGCGCTGCGCGCCCATGTGGACGCACTGGGGAATAAGAAGTACTGGGACATCCCGGGCAACTCGCCTGAACTGGTGATCTGCTTTATCCCGGCCGAATCGATCCTCGCTGCCGCCCTGACCGCCGACGCCGAACTCCTGGACCATGCGTTGTCCCGGAACGTGGTCCTGGCCTCCCCCAGCACCCTGCTGGCTGTGCTGAAATCAGTCGCCTTCACCTGGCGGCAGGACGTCCTGACGGACAGTGCCCGGGAACTGTTCGACCTTGCCCGGCAGCTGTACGACCGGATGGGAACCCTGGGCGAGAACGTCAGCAAACTGGGCTCGTCGCTGAAGACCTCCGTTGACCGCTATAACTCCATGGTGGGCACGCTGGAAGCCCGGATCCTCCCCACCGCGCGCAAGCTGAACAGCCTGGAGGAGTCCGGCCTGGTCACACCCCCGGTCGTGGAGGTGACGCCGCGGGCAGTGGCTGCCCCGGAACTCCAAAGCGAGGACGAGGCCGCCTGA
- a CDS encoding IS30 family transposase, which yields MRKAGVSRREAARTVGVNIRTARDWDQGIRKSSNRRIYPDGWVIDYKRGVNSFDTPAGVMAMPAPGITALEKPIDPRYLSLEDRERIRDLSGHGASQQAIAAALGRSPSTISRELARNGRNDGYQPYAAHRAAAARRTRPKAAKLAGDSDLRDYVKDKLLLRWSPEQISHTLVGEFPDQPEMRVSPETIYQALYVQARGGLKREIQAALRTGRTRRKPHRSGEQRTPRFVDPMVMISERPPEIEDRAVPGHWEGDLITGAYNQSAIATLVERTTRYVMLIHLPNDHTAETVRDGLVKTMTTLPAHLRGSLTWDQGAEMATHKSFTLATDMPVYFCDPASPWQRGSNENTNGLLRQYFPKGTDLSVYGPEDLEHVAQELNGRPRKTLGWNTPAERLRDLLLTT from the coding sequence CTGCGCAAGGCCGGTGTTTCCCGTCGTGAAGCGGCACGGACAGTTGGCGTGAACATTCGCACGGCCAGGGACTGGGACCAGGGAATCCGGAAGTCGAGCAATCGACGCATTTACCCTGACGGATGGGTGATCGACTACAAACGGGGAGTGAACTCCTTTGACACCCCGGCCGGCGTAATGGCTATGCCCGCCCCGGGCATCACCGCACTGGAAAAACCCATTGATCCGCGCTACCTGTCTCTGGAGGACCGGGAGCGGATCCGGGACCTGTCCGGACACGGTGCCTCGCAGCAGGCCATCGCTGCCGCGCTGGGCAGGTCACCGTCCACCATCAGCCGTGAGCTCGCCCGCAACGGACGGAACGACGGTTACCAGCCCTATGCGGCGCACCGTGCTGCCGCTGCCCGCCGGACGCGGCCCAAGGCGGCCAAACTCGCAGGCGACTCGGACCTGCGTGACTACGTGAAGGACAAGCTGCTCCTACGCTGGTCTCCGGAGCAGATCAGCCACACGCTGGTCGGAGAGTTCCCTGACCAACCGGAGATGCGTGTGAGCCCAGAGACGATTTATCAAGCCCTCTACGTCCAGGCCAGAGGCGGACTCAAACGCGAAATCCAGGCAGCCCTGCGCACCGGCCGGACCCGCCGCAAACCCCACCGCAGCGGCGAGCAGCGCACTCCCCGGTTTGTGGACCCGATGGTCATGATTTCCGAGCGCCCGCCTGAGATCGAGGACCGCGCCGTGCCAGGCCATTGGGAAGGGGACCTCATCACCGGCGCCTACAACCAGTCAGCGATCGCGACCCTGGTCGAACGCACCACCCGCTACGTAATGCTCATCCACCTGCCAAATGACCACACCGCCGAAACAGTCCGCGACGGACTCGTCAAAACCATGACCACCCTGCCGGCCCACCTGCGAGGCTCCCTGACCTGGGACCAGGGCGCGGAAATGGCCACCCACAAATCATTCACCCTTGCCACCGACATGCCCGTCTACTTCTGCGATCCCGCCAGCCCCTGGCAACGCGGCTCCAACGAGAACACCAACGGGCTCCTGCGCCAGTACTTCCCCAAAGGCACCGACCTGTCCGTCTACGGACCCGAAGATCTCGAACACGTCGCGCAGGAACTCAACGGCCGCCCACGCAAAACGCTCGGCTGGAATACTCCAGCCGAGCGTTTACGTGATCTACTACTAACCACCTAA